The following are encoded in a window of Sphaerisporangium siamense genomic DNA:
- a CDS encoding MFS transporter, which yields MTEVDRTAGVREWVGLAVLVLPCVLASMDMSVMFVALPSLSADLKPSSSEQLWIMDAYGFLLAGLLITMGTLGDRIGRRRVLLAGAAAFGVASVLAAYSTSSETLIAARALLGIAGSTLAPSTLSLIRNMFHDARQRATAVGVWTAGFAGGALIGPIIGGLLLEHFWWGSVFLINVPVMVLLLVLGPLLLPEYRDPRPGRFDLLGAPLSILAVLGVIYGVKLLAEHGFGWVPLVYCAAGLAVGVAFLHRQRVAANPMIDMTLFRTRRFNVPLFVGALATFGLVGFSLFNWQFMQLVLGMEPFESALWSLPTFLVMPVGIALATAIAPRIGKPNVIAAGLLVAAAGYAMLAFIQAGSGIVYLVGGLTVVAIGIGGVSAVVTDVILSAAPPERAGMASAMSETSTEFGGALGIAILGSIGTAVYRSELAAKAPDALTPKELEAARNTLGGAVDTAATLPKGTAESLRNVAFDAFARETRIASVVSAVLMAGAAILIATLLRTAHTRPGSSAVVATAKGG from the coding sequence ATGACTGAAGTAGACAGAACAGCTGGAGTCAGGGAGTGGGTCGGGCTCGCCGTCCTGGTACTGCCTTGCGTGCTGGCGTCCATGGACATGTCCGTCATGTTCGTTGCGCTTCCGTCCCTGTCGGCCGACCTCAAGCCGAGCAGCTCCGAACAGCTGTGGATCATGGACGCTTACGGCTTCCTCCTCGCCGGCCTGCTCATCACGATGGGCACACTCGGTGACCGGATCGGACGGCGGCGGGTGCTGCTCGCAGGCGCCGCGGCCTTCGGCGTCGCCTCCGTTCTGGCGGCCTACTCGACCAGCTCCGAGACGCTCATCGCGGCCCGCGCGCTCCTGGGCATCGCCGGATCCACGTTGGCGCCGTCCACGCTCTCCCTGATCCGCAACATGTTCCACGACGCCAGGCAGCGAGCCACCGCGGTCGGCGTCTGGACGGCGGGCTTCGCGGGCGGCGCCCTGATCGGCCCGATCATCGGCGGACTGCTGCTGGAGCACTTCTGGTGGGGATCGGTCTTCCTGATCAACGTGCCGGTGATGGTGCTGCTCCTGGTCCTCGGCCCGCTGCTGCTCCCCGAATACCGCGACCCCAGGCCGGGCCGCTTCGACCTGCTCGGCGCCCCCCTGTCCATCTTGGCCGTGCTCGGCGTCATCTACGGCGTCAAACTGCTGGCGGAGCACGGCTTCGGGTGGGTCCCTCTGGTGTACTGCGCCGCCGGACTCGCGGTGGGGGTGGCGTTCCTCCATCGTCAACGCGTGGCCGCGAACCCGATGATCGACATGACGCTGTTCCGCACACGCCGGTTCAACGTGCCCTTGTTCGTCGGCGCGCTGGCGACGTTCGGACTGGTCGGCTTCAGCCTGTTCAACTGGCAGTTCATGCAACTCGTCCTGGGCATGGAACCGTTCGAGTCGGCCCTGTGGTCGTTGCCCACCTTTCTCGTGATGCCCGTGGGCATCGCGCTGGCCACCGCGATCGCACCTCGCATCGGCAAGCCCAACGTGATCGCCGCCGGGCTGCTCGTGGCAGCGGCGGGCTACGCCATGCTGGCCTTCATCCAGGCCGGTTCGGGAATCGTCTACCTCGTCGGCGGCCTGACGGTCGTCGCGATCGGAATCGGCGGGGTCTCCGCCGTGGTCACCGACGTGATTCTGTCCGCCGCACCGCCGGAGCGGGCCGGGATGGCCTCCGCCATGTCCGAGACCTCCACCGAGTTCGGCGGGGCGCTGGGCATCGCGATCCTGGGCAGCATCGGCACCGCCGTCTACCGTTCGGAACTGGCGGCCAAGGCTCCTGACGCCCTCACGCCCAAGGAGTTGGAAGCCGCGCGGAACACCCTCGGCGGCGCCGTCGACACAGCCGCGACCCTCCCGAAGGGCACCGCGGAATCCCTGCGAAACGTGGCATTCGACGCCTTCGCCCGAGAGACGCGGATCGCCTCGGTGGTCAGTGCCGTTCTGATGGCGGGCGCGGCCATCCTCATCGCCACCCTGCTCCGCACCGCGCACACCCGGCCCGGATCGTCTGCGGTTGTCGCGACGGCAAAGGGTGGGTAA
- a CDS encoding ATP-grasp domain-containing protein — protein MTVGFLFCADPLRPRRVDPHFEQQAQPARNVDGRPALIDHDAIVAGRVAEAVARVPIGFGPAWYRGWMLRAEQYRAMEEALRARGCQLLVSARDYRAAHELPGWIDSFRHLTPQTVVLPMAQGTPAPGAERLALAVAGWSDGGFVIKDYVKSRKHEWSDACYAPNLARLPDVVAKFVELQGEDLAGGLVIRRFEDFEHRELRVWWIDGEPVFAGRHPDSPQADIEAPGDLSDVRAAVRRLGCRFVTTDLVRRADGVRRVIEVGDGQVSDWPSGADPALLYAALREATATPG, from the coding sequence ATGACGGTGGGTTTCCTGTTCTGTGCCGATCCGCTCCGGCCGCGGCGGGTCGATCCGCATTTCGAGCAGCAGGCGCAGCCCGCGCGGAACGTGGACGGACGGCCGGCGCTGATCGACCATGACGCGATCGTGGCCGGCCGGGTCGCCGAGGCGGTGGCACGGGTTCCGATCGGGTTCGGCCCGGCGTGGTACCGGGGCTGGATGCTGCGGGCCGAGCAGTACCGGGCGATGGAGGAGGCACTGCGCGCCCGCGGCTGCCAACTGCTCGTCAGCGCGCGGGACTATCGGGCGGCGCACGAGCTGCCCGGCTGGATCGATTCCTTCCGGCACCTGACACCGCAGACCGTCGTGCTGCCGATGGCGCAGGGCACCCCTGCTCCAGGTGCGGAACGGTTGGCTCTGGCGGTGGCCGGGTGGAGCGATGGCGGTTTTGTGATCAAGGACTACGTCAAGTCACGCAAGCATGAGTGGTCGGACGCCTGTTACGCGCCGAACCTCGCCCGACTACCGGATGTGGTGGCCAAGTTCGTCGAACTACAGGGGGAGGACCTGGCCGGCGGGTTGGTCATCCGCCGCTTCGAGGACTTCGAGCACCGCGAGCTGCGAGTCTGGTGGATCGATGGTGAGCCGGTGTTCGCCGGTCGGCATCCCGACAGCCCCCAAGCCGACATCGAAGCGCCCGGGGACCTGAGCGATGTGCGTGCCGCGGTCCGCCGGCTCGGGTGCCGTTTCGTCACGACTGACCTTGTACGGCGGGCCGACGGCGTCAGGCGGGTGATCGAGGTCGGCGACGGCCAGGTAAGCGACTGGCCGTCCGGCGCTGACCCCGCCCTGCTCTACGCCGCGCTGCGCGAAGCCACGGCTACTCCAGGCTGA